One region of Natronorubrum aibiense genomic DNA includes:
- a CDS encoding ABC transporter permease codes for MLSVGFRALFRREILRFVRRPKNTFMPPAITNVLYFAVFGVILGNRIDEIAGYPYILFIVPGLIVLGAISNAFENASFSIFHGRWNEYIHETLTSPLSYVEMVVAYVGASAVRGLVVGAIIAAVGRLFVPIGFEHGVYLITTMVVVTSLFAGLGIIGGLVARDFDDLTVMNQFILRPLVFFGAVFYSLETFEQAWQVNLSLLNPMVYMVDSVRYGLLGHSDLIGVGILPSPYTDLAPLFSLAVLTAGTFLVLAIDVYLFKTGYGLTD; via the coding sequence ATGCTGTCGGTCGGCTTCCGCGCGCTCTTCCGGCGCGAAATATTGCGGTTCGTCCGTCGGCCCAAAAACACGTTCATGCCGCCGGCGATCACGAACGTGCTTTACTTCGCCGTCTTCGGGGTGATCCTGGGCAACCGGATCGACGAAATCGCTGGCTACCCGTACATCCTCTTTATCGTCCCCGGACTCATCGTGCTGGGAGCGATTTCCAACGCCTTCGAGAACGCCTCGTTCTCGATCTTCCACGGCAGATGGAACGAGTACATCCACGAGACGCTGACCTCGCCGCTGTCGTACGTCGAGATGGTCGTCGCCTACGTCGGTGCCAGCGCCGTTCGCGGCCTCGTCGTCGGCGCCATCATCGCCGCCGTCGGCCGGCTGTTCGTCCCGATCGGGTTCGAACACGGCGTCTATCTCATTACGACGATGGTCGTCGTGACGTCGCTGTTCGCCGGCCTCGGTATCATCGGTGGGCTCGTCGCTCGAGACTTCGACGACCTGACCGTGATGAACCAATTCATCCTCCGACCGCTGGTGTTCTTCGGCGCGGTCTTCTACTCGCTCGAGACGTTCGAGCAGGCCTGGCAGGTAAACCTCTCGCTGCTGAATCCGATGGTCTACATGGTCGACAGCGTCCGGTACGGCCTGTTGGGCCACTCGGATTTGATCGGCGTTGGCATCTTGCCCAGCCCGTACACTGATCTCGCGCCGCTGTTCTCGCTTGCGGTGCTCACGGCGGGGACGTTTCTCGTCTTGGCAATCGACGTCTACCTGTTCAAGACCGGCTACGGGCTGACGGACTGA
- a CDS encoding DUF4870 domain-containing protein, whose amino-acid sequence MDTTFAAITHVLGRLTWIVGPLIVLLVTEDEFVEENARNALNWQLMFTIYRKSRPSASGLDPEGEGRSLDYTCSVHSIYRSIVSLETVPAVPT is encoded by the coding sequence ATGGATACGACGTTCGCCGCAATCACACACGTTCTGGGACGATTGACGTGGATCGTCGGCCCGCTGATCGTCCTCCTCGTGACCGAGGACGAGTTCGTCGAGGAGAACGCGAGAAATGCGTTGAACTGGCAGCTCATGTTCACGATCTACAGAAAAAGCAGGCCGAGTGCCTCGGGGCTTGACCCCGAGGGTGAAGGCCGTAGTCTCGATTATACGTGTTCCGTGCACTCGATATACCGTTCAATCGTTTCACTCGAAACCGTTCCTGCCGTTCCAACGTAG
- a CDS encoding ABC transporter ATP-binding protein, protein MPPAIETVDLVKEYGDLRALQELSLTVEEGEFFGLLGPNGAGKTTFINTLVGLVRKTGGEARVFGYDVEDDYQQARDAIGVAPQEFNVDRFFPIREVLEHKAGYHGIPADEAAERADEVLKRVGIYDKRNERFDWLSGGMKRRLLLARALVTDPDLLILDEPTAGVDVQLRHDLWDLVTELNEEGTTILLTTHYIEEAERLCDRVAIMNEGQKITVATPDELKQRGTDTIAVGLESTPAVAPDLKAYAHETTVDGDRLEVRVDDGGSIAPRLLNDLEAMGYEITDLEITRTSLEEIFVDLTERDDRTVTRSSADSADDEPPASRERDQEREQEGVA, encoded by the coding sequence ATGCCACCGGCCATAGAGACCGTCGATCTCGTCAAGGAGTATGGTGATTTGCGTGCCCTGCAGGAACTCTCGTTGACCGTCGAAGAGGGCGAGTTCTTCGGGCTCCTCGGCCCAAACGGCGCGGGCAAGACGACGTTCATCAACACGCTGGTCGGACTGGTCCGCAAGACCGGCGGCGAGGCGCGGGTCTTCGGCTACGACGTCGAGGACGACTACCAGCAGGCCCGCGACGCGATCGGCGTGGCACCACAGGAGTTCAACGTCGATCGGTTCTTCCCGATCCGGGAAGTTCTCGAGCACAAGGCCGGCTATCACGGCATTCCTGCAGACGAAGCCGCCGAGCGTGCCGACGAGGTGCTCAAACGCGTCGGCATCTACGACAAGCGAAACGAACGCTTCGACTGGCTCTCCGGTGGGATGAAACGCCGCCTGCTGCTCGCTCGAGCCCTCGTCACCGACCCGGATCTGTTGATCCTGGACGAACCGACCGCCGGTGTCGACGTCCAACTTCGACACGACCTCTGGGATCTCGTCACCGAACTCAACGAGGAGGGGACGACGATCTTGCTGACGACCCACTACATCGAGGAGGCCGAACGCCTCTGTGATCGCGTCGCGATCATGAACGAAGGGCAGAAGATCACCGTCGCGACCCCGGACGAACTGAAACAGCGCGGAACCGACACGATCGCAGTAGGACTCGAGTCCACGCCGGCCGTCGCACCCGATCTCAAGGCCTACGCACACGAAACGACGGTCGACGGGGATCGCCTCGAGGTGCGCGTCGACGACGGCGGCTCGATCGCACCCCGCCTGCTCAACGACCTCGAGGCGATGGGCTACGAGATTACTGATCTCGAAATCACTCGAACGTCGCTCGAAGAGATCTTCGTCGACCTGACCGAGCGCGACGATCGAACCGTCACCCGATCGTCGGCCGACAGCGCGGACGACGAGCCACCGGCGAGCCGTGAACGCGACCAAGAGCGAGAACAGGAGGGGGTTGCCTGA
- a CDS encoding DUF4870 domain-containing protein, with translation MIFSFALTFVLIGLVFLFLVPIVDLIVCVLAAVKANDGEAWKYPATPDLV, from the coding sequence ATGATATTCTCGTTCGCGCTTACGTTCGTCCTCATCGGACTCGTGTTTCTGTTCCTCGTCCCGATCGTCGACCTGATCGTCTGTGTCCTCGCAGCGGTCAAAGCCAATGACGGGGAGGCATGGAAATATCCAGCCACGCCCGACCTCGTCTAA
- a CDS encoding DUF2080 family transposase-associated protein → MANRFEIDGEEVLDGEVKPFGNSAHVTVPKRWRGADVKIVRTSEPTEGAEE, encoded by the coding sequence ATGGCGAATCGCTTTGAAATCGACGGCGAAGAAGTCCTCGACGGTGAGGTTAAACCGTTCGGGAACAGCGCCCACGTCACTGTCCCCAAACGCTGGCGAGGCGCAGACGTGAAAATCGTTCGAACCTCAGAACCCACCGAGGGGGCCGAAGAATGA
- a CDS encoding NADP-dependent oxidoreductase, translating into MAMTRQWRLASRPVGEPTRDNFDLVSVDRPEPGPNEVLVRTLYQSVDPYMRGRMRDAESYAEPWDVGEPMRAGVVGEVIASNAAAFSAGDIVTGDLLWAEHAVADASELRHVNPEHGPISTALGVLGMPGVTAYFGLLDVAEPTPGDTVVVSAAAGAVGSVAGQLAQLNGARVVGTAGSEAKVEWLTDDLGFDAAINYNATDDLSSAVDDACLDGIDVYFDNVGGPITDAVWPRLNVRARVAVCGQIALYNETDVPTGPRKLGKLIESRARVEGFLVSDYEGRWGEALHRLSRFIRDGDLEYRENVVEGFENAPDAFLGLFKGENIGKQLVKVAEYEQ; encoded by the coding sequence ATGGCAATGACCAGACAGTGGCGGCTCGCGAGCCGTCCAGTCGGCGAACCGACGCGGGACAATTTCGACCTCGTTAGCGTCGACCGCCCCGAACCCGGGCCAAACGAGGTACTCGTCCGCACGCTGTATCAGTCAGTCGATCCCTACATGCGCGGGCGGATGCGCGATGCGGAGTCGTACGCGGAACCGTGGGACGTCGGCGAGCCGATGCGAGCCGGCGTCGTTGGCGAAGTCATAGCGTCCAACGCCGCGGCGTTCTCGGCTGGCGATATCGTCACGGGAGACCTCCTGTGGGCGGAACACGCCGTTGCTGACGCGTCCGAACTCCGCCACGTAAACCCCGAGCACGGTCCCATCTCGACGGCCCTCGGGGTCCTCGGTATGCCCGGCGTCACAGCCTATTTCGGACTGCTCGACGTCGCCGAGCCGACGCCCGGCGACACGGTCGTCGTCTCCGCTGCAGCCGGTGCCGTCGGCTCTGTCGCCGGTCAACTCGCACAACTCAATGGTGCGCGCGTGGTCGGCACCGCCGGCAGCGAGGCGAAAGTCGAGTGGCTCACCGACGATCTCGGCTTCGACGCCGCGATCAACTACAACGCGACTGACGACCTCTCGAGTGCGGTCGACGACGCCTGTCTGGACGGGATCGACGTCTACTTCGACAACGTCGGCGGCCCCATCACGGACGCGGTCTGGCCCCGGCTGAACGTCCGCGCTCGCGTCGCCGTCTGCGGGCAGATCGCCCTCTACAACGAAACCGACGTCCCCACCGGACCGCGAAAGCTCGGCAAACTCATCGAGAGTCGCGCCCGCGTCGAAGGATTCCTCGTCAGCGACTACGAGGGACGCTGGGGCGAGGCCCTCCATCGTCTCTCGAGGTTCATCCGTGATGGCGACCTCGAGTACCGCGAAAACGTCGTTGAGGGGTTCGAAAACGCCCCTGACGCGTTCCTGGGGCTGTTCAAGGGTGAAAACATCGGCAAACAGCTGGTCAAAGTCGCGGAGTACGAGCAGTGA
- a CDS encoding RNA-guided endonuclease TnpB family protein, producing the protein MTGASLVKTLDFQLNIQSDNESLLKDATLEARWVYNETIRLAKEGVDWNDISPCLEGEANLIKNTTQRIVAKALEAMENYYEYDDYNIPSHTKDGAYPLRTNYEEGYNLSLTDDDEVAFRISAKPYNHVKGVLRGNDAHLDLLKNALTSDEWKVTTSEALWRDGEPELHVNIRNTERTVRDKQDSRTVIGVDVNEDNVALTAVSADGVEDTLIIDFPEIKFERHRYFTMRKRVQNAGKDSIHDALEGREERFVRDRLHKVSRHIVEWSQQFERPCIVFEDLKEMRDSIDYGTRMNRRLHHLPFRALQFYTSYKAAFEGIPSDSIDPYKTSQRCPMCGHAERANRKKKRFKCKSCGHQDHSDRGASMNIAVKGVEKYMSWNVPALNSLPVVRKVRPQASGFVDSPTVTHPTVRGHPADDQLGVSD; encoded by the coding sequence ATGACTGGAGCATCTCTCGTGAAGACACTGGACTTCCAACTCAACATCCAAAGTGACAACGAGAGTCTGCTCAAAGACGCCACCCTCGAAGCTCGCTGGGTATACAACGAAACCATCCGCCTCGCCAAAGAAGGCGTGGACTGGAACGATATTTCTCCTTGCCTCGAAGGCGAAGCCAACCTTATCAAGAACACGACGCAACGCATCGTCGCTAAGGCCCTCGAAGCGATGGAGAATTACTACGAGTACGACGACTACAACATCCCCAGCCACACCAAAGACGGCGCGTACCCACTTCGAACAAACTACGAGGAAGGGTACAACCTCTCGCTCACCGATGATGACGAGGTGGCGTTTCGTATCAGCGCGAAACCCTACAATCACGTTAAAGGCGTTCTCAGAGGGAATGACGCTCACCTCGACTTGCTCAAGAACGCGCTCACGAGCGACGAGTGGAAAGTCACGACCAGCGAAGCCCTGTGGCGCGATGGAGAACCTGAACTCCACGTCAACATTCGCAACACCGAACGTACTGTCCGAGACAAGCAGGACTCTCGGACGGTCATCGGTGTGGATGTGAACGAGGACAACGTAGCCCTCACTGCAGTCTCAGCGGATGGTGTTGAGGACACATTGATCATCGACTTCCCCGAAATCAAGTTCGAGCGCCACCGTTATTTCACGATGCGGAAGCGCGTTCAGAACGCGGGAAAAGACAGCATCCATGATGCACTGGAAGGACGTGAGGAACGGTTTGTCCGCGACCGACTCCACAAAGTGTCTCGGCATATTGTGGAGTGGAGCCAGCAGTTTGAGAGGCCGTGCATCGTCTTTGAAGACCTCAAAGAGATGCGCGACAGTATTGATTATGGTACTCGGATGAACCGACGCTTGCACCACTTGCCCTTCCGCGCCCTTCAGTTCTATACGTCGTACAAGGCTGCGTTCGAGGGGATTCCTTCGGATTCGATTGACCCGTACAAGACGAGTCAGCGGTGTCCGATGTGCGGGCACGCTGAACGGGCGAACCGCAAGAAAAAGCGGTTCAAGTGCAAATCCTGTGGTCATCAAGACCACAGTGACCGTGGTGCAAGCATGAACATCGCCGTGAAAGGCGTCGAGAAGTATATGAGTTGGAATGTGCCTGCTCTCAACAGCCTTCCCGTTGTTCGGAAGGTGCGACCGCAGGCATCGGGGTTCGTGGACAGCCCGACCGTGACCCACCCGACCGTTCGAGGCCACCCAGCCGATGATCAGTTGGGAGTGTCCGATTAA